In a single window of the Halopiger xanaduensis SH-6 genome:
- a CDS encoding heavy-metal-associated domain-containing protein: protein MSQTITVEGMSCEHCEQTVEEALEDVEGVSEATADRDAETATVEGTADPDALVGAVEDAGYDASA from the coding sequence ATGAGTCAGACGATCACCGTCGAAGGGATGTCCTGTGAACACTGCGAACAGACCGTCGAGGAGGCCCTCGAGGACGTCGAGGGCGTCTCGGAGGCGACGGCCGATCGCGACGCCGAGACCGCGACGGTCGAGGGTACCGCCGATCCGGATGCGCTGGTCGGCGCCGTCGAGGACGCCGGCTACGACGCGTCGGCGTGA